Proteins found in one Sphingomonas sp. SORGH_AS_0879 genomic segment:
- a CDS encoding alpha/beta hydrolase encodes MIDRRTLIGAMAAAPLTTRATAQATPTTSAGAMTPWPPAEHFPLWPGRPPGARAKMPTPNPSMNGPAGRQDLRLRGTANPIVAVFRPERPDGRAVLTIPGGGYGFVSIQNEGIDVARTLNPHGITVFALSYRLPSEGWDRQADVPLQDAQRAMRLIRANAGRYGIDAANLGIVGFSAGGHLAASLTVGHDDKVYAAIDAADRQSAKPRFSGLVYPVASLSTPTTHAGSRDNLLGPDPDAATKARYDTPRRIEASTPPLFLVHAIDDGLVPIDQSLDVLTQARTAKVPVEAHFFERGGHGFGALSAPEGSPERLWPDLFDRWITQSLKG; translated from the coding sequence GTGATCGATCGACGCACCCTGATCGGGGCGATGGCCGCAGCACCGCTGACGACACGGGCGACCGCGCAAGCCACGCCCACGACCTCCGCCGGAGCGATGACGCCCTGGCCTCCTGCCGAACATTTCCCGCTCTGGCCCGGCCGCCCGCCAGGGGCCCGGGCCAAGATGCCCACCCCCAATCCCTCGATGAACGGCCCCGCCGGACGACAGGATCTGCGGCTGCGCGGCACCGCCAATCCGATCGTCGCCGTCTTCCGCCCCGAACGCCCCGATGGTCGCGCGGTCCTGACCATCCCCGGTGGCGGCTATGGCTTCGTGTCGATCCAGAATGAGGGGATCGACGTCGCCCGGACGCTCAATCCGCATGGCATCACCGTGTTCGCGCTATCCTATCGCCTGCCCTCGGAAGGCTGGGACCGTCAGGCCGACGTGCCGCTTCAGGATGCGCAGCGGGCGATGCGGCTGATCCGCGCCAATGCGGGGCGCTATGGCATCGACGCGGCCAATCTGGGCATTGTCGGCTTTTCGGCGGGTGGGCATCTCGCCGCCTCGTTGACGGTCGGCCATGACGACAAGGTCTATGCCGCCATCGACGCCGCCGACCGGCAATCGGCGAAGCCGCGCTTTTCGGGCCTGGTCTATCCGGTCGCGAGCCTGTCGACCCCGACCACCCATGCCGGGTCGCGCGACAATCTGCTCGGACCCGATCCCGACGCAGCGACCAAGGCCCGCTACGACACGCCGCGCCGGATCGAGGCGAGCACGCCGCCGCTGTTCCTGGTCCATGCGATCGATGACGGGCTGGTGCCGATCGACCAGTCGCTCGACGTGCTGACCCAAGCGCGCACGGCAAAGGTGCCGGTCGAGGCGCATTTCTTCGAGCGCGGCGGCCATGGCTTCGGGGCGCTGAGTGCGCCCGAGGGGTCGCCGGAGCGGCTGTGGCCGGATCTGTTCGATCGCTGGATCACGCAGTCGTTGAAGGGGTGA
- a CDS encoding deoxyhypusine synthase, whose translation MTDTINDNRKAELLSSVVEHIDITKFDARPIIDSMGKMSFTSRDLARATGIYNQMLADKDCSIFLVIAGSTSAGGCMDLYAELLRSNMIDGVVATGASIVDMDFFEGLGHKHYQALEVPDDNTLRSLYIDRIYDTYIDEEQLQDCDHTIGKIADSLEPKAYSSRAFIREMGKYLSENGKKENSLVKLAYEHDVPIFCPAFVDSSAGFGLVKHQVERMKNNQPYMVLDAIADFRELTDIKIKAGTTGLLMIGGGVPKNFVQDTVVCAEILGHDDVEMHKYAVQITVADVRDGACSSSTLKEAASWGKVDTTLEQMVFAEAGSVMPLLASDAYHRGHWRERAKRRWGAIFD comes from the coding sequence ATGACCGACACGATCAACGACAACCGTAAGGCCGAGCTGCTCTCCAGCGTGGTCGAGCATATCGACATCACCAAGTTCGACGCCCGCCCGATCATCGATTCGATGGGCAAGATGAGCTTCACCAGCCGCGACCTGGCGCGCGCGACGGGCATCTATAACCAGATGCTGGCCGACAAGGACTGCTCGATCTTCCTCGTCATCGCGGGGTCGACCTCGGCGGGCGGCTGCATGGACCTCTATGCCGAGCTGCTCCGCTCGAACATGATCGACGGCGTGGTCGCGACCGGCGCGTCGATCGTCGACATGGATTTCTTCGAGGGCCTGGGCCACAAGCATTATCAGGCGCTGGAAGTGCCGGACGACAACACGCTGCGTTCGCTCTACATCGACCGCATCTACGACACCTATATCGACGAAGAGCAGCTTCAAGATTGCGACCACACGATCGGCAAGATCGCCGATTCGTTGGAGCCGAAGGCCTATTCGAGCCGCGCCTTCATCCGTGAGATGGGCAAGTATCTGTCCGAAAACGGAAAGAAAGAAAACAGCCTCGTCAAGTTAGCCTATGAGCATGACGTGCCGATCTTCTGCCCGGCCTTCGTCGATTCGTCGGCGGGCTTCGGTCTGGTGAAGCATCAGGTCGAGCGGATGAAAAATAATCAGCCCTATATGGTGCTCGATGCCATCGCCGATTTCCGCGAATTGACGGATATCAAGATCAAGGCCGGCACCACCGGCCTGCTGATGATCGGCGGCGGCGTTCCCAAGAATTTCGTCCAAGATACCGTGGTTTGCGCGGAAATCCTGGGTCATGACGATGTTGAAATGCATAAATATGCGGTGCAGATCACCGTCGCCGATGTTCGCGACGGTGCCTGCTCGTCTTCGACGCTGAAAGAAGCGGCAAGCTGGGGCAAGGTGGACACGACCCTCGAACAGATGGTATTCGCCGAAGCCGGTTCTGTCATGCCGCTCCTTGCCTCGGACGCTTATCATCGCGGCCATTGGCGTGAGCGCGCCAAGCGTCGTTGGGGAGCGATTTTCGACTGA
- a CDS encoding type III PLP-dependent enzyme: protein MHQNHRALGLAAHSTAVPSNLERGIDIAKRRPADPVTLLRPHAAARAARFFVEKFPGRPMYAVKANPSPDLIQILWDNGITHFDTASIAEVRMVKSVAPQAVCCFMHPVKSEEAIAEAYFVHGVRTYSLDCLEELDKIVRATKGATDLTLCVRMRVSSEYAKLSLGSKFGVSLEESKDLLIATRQVADALGICFHVGSQTMTPDAYSAAMERVRAAIVAAAVTVDVIDVGGGFPSAYPGMTPPPLERFFETIHRAFESLPVSYSAELWAEPGRALCAEYSSVVVRVERRRGNELYINDGAYGALFDAAHIGWKYPVQLLREPDSDARDMDFSFWGPTCDDLDYMQGPFPLPADTSTGDYFEIGMLGAYGQAMRTQFNGFTCHEFVVTDDEPMFSVYRDDVEQALPANVVKL, encoded by the coding sequence TTGCACCAGAATCATCGCGCGCTGGGGCTAGCTGCCCACTCGACCGCCGTTCCCTCCAACCTGGAGCGCGGCATCGACATCGCCAAGCGTCGCCCGGCTGATCCGGTCACGCTGCTTCGCCCGCACGCCGCTGCGCGCGCCGCCCGATTCTTCGTCGAGAAGTTTCCGGGCAGGCCGATGTATGCGGTGAAGGCGAATCCGTCGCCGGATCTGATCCAGATCCTGTGGGACAATGGCATCACCCATTTCGACACCGCCTCGATCGCGGAAGTGCGGATGGTGAAGTCGGTCGCCCCGCAGGCCGTCTGCTGCTTCATGCATCCGGTGAAGTCGGAAGAGGCGATCGCCGAGGCCTATTTCGTGCACGGCGTCCGCACCTATTCGCTCGATTGCCTGGAAGAACTGGACAAGATCGTGCGCGCGACCAAGGGCGCGACCGACCTGACCCTGTGCGTCCGCATGCGCGTGTCGTCGGAATATGCGAAGCTGAGCCTGGGTTCGAAGTTCGGCGTCAGCCTGGAAGAGTCGAAGGATCTGCTGATCGCGACCCGCCAGGTCGCCGATGCGCTGGGCATCTGCTTCCATGTCGGCAGCCAGACCATGACCCCCGACGCCTATTCGGCGGCGATGGAGCGGGTGCGTGCGGCGATCGTCGCGGCGGCCGTCACGGTCGACGTGATCGATGTCGGCGGCGGCTTCCCCTCGGCCTATCCGGGCATGACCCCGCCGCCGCTGGAGCGTTTCTTCGAGACGATCCACCGCGCGTTCGAGAGCCTGCCGGTGTCCTATTCGGCCGAACTCTGGGCCGAACCGGGTCGGGCGCTGTGCGCGGAATATTCGTCCGTCGTGGTGCGCGTCGAGCGTCGCCGCGGCAACGAACTGTATATCAACGATGGTGCTTATGGCGCGCTGTTCGATGCGGCGCATATCGGGTGGAAGTATCCGGTCCAGTTGCTGCGCGAGCCGGACTCGGACGCGCGCGACATGGACTTCAGCTTCTGGGGCCCGACCTGCGACGATCTCGACTATATGCAGGGTCCGTTCCCGCTGCCCGCGGACACGAGCACCGGCGATTATTTCGAGATCGGGATGCTCGGCGCGTATGGCCAGGCGATGCGGACGCAGTTCAACGGCTTCACCTGCCACGAATTCGTGGTGACCGACGATGAGCCGATGTTCTCGGTCTATCGCGACGATGTCGAGCAGGCCCTGCCCGCCAACGTCGTCAAGCTGTAA
- a CDS encoding threonine/serine dehydratase has translation MARVLSQSPIFPFSINGKAVVFKAECLQPIGAFKLRGAWHRLTALDAQSRARGVVAFSSGNHAQGIAWAARRLGIAATIVMPADAPPSKREGTLALGAEIVDYDRATESRELIARRLAEARGATLVPSFDDPWVIEGQGSAGIEAAAQMAALGLGVPGHVVTPCGGGGLAAGLTLALPDAKVTVVEPEGWDDMRRSLEAGWIEPVGDNPPPTACDSLQTTRVSPLTFEVLARRGAEGVAVSEAEVAAAQRFAAERLRLVVEPGGAVALAALLAGKVAVEEGMLVILSGGNVDRAAYARVLAG, from the coding sequence ATCGCGCGCGTGTTGTCGCAATCGCCGATTTTCCCTTTTTCTATCAATGGGAAAGCGGTGGTTTTCAAGGCGGAATGCTTGCAGCCCATCGGTGCGTTCAAATTGCGCGGCGCGTGGCATCGTTTGACCGCATTGGACGCGCAATCGCGGGCGCGTGGCGTCGTCGCCTTCTCTTCGGGCAATCATGCGCAGGGAATCGCCTGGGCCGCGCGGCGGTTGGGAATCGCCGCGACGATCGTGATGCCCGCTGACGCGCCCCCCTCCAAGCGAGAGGGCACCTTGGCACTGGGAGCGGAGATCGTAGACTACGACCGCGCGACCGAGAGCCGGGAACTGATCGCCCGCCGACTCGCCGAGGCGCGGGGCGCGACGCTGGTGCCCAGCTTCGATGACCCCTGGGTGATCGAGGGGCAGGGCTCGGCCGGGATCGAGGCGGCGGCGCAGATGGCCGCGCTCGGGCTGGGCGTGCCGGGACATGTCGTGACGCCCTGTGGCGGCGGTGGGCTGGCGGCGGGGCTGACCCTGGCCCTGCCCGACGCGAAGGTGACGGTGGTCGAGCCCGAAGGCTGGGACGATATGCGCCGCTCGCTGGAGGCGGGGTGGATCGAGCCGGTCGGGGACAATCCGCCGCCGACCGCCTGCGACTCGCTCCAGACGACGCGCGTGTCGCCGCTGACCTTCGAGGTGCTGGCGCGGCGCGGGGCGGAGGGCGTCGCGGTCAGCGAGGCGGAAGTCGCGGCGGCGCAGCGCTTCGCGGCGGAACGGTTGCGGCTGGTGGTCGAGCCGGGCGGGGCGGTGGCGCTCGCGGCGCTGCTGGCGGGCAAGGTCGCGGTAGAGGAGGGGATGCTGGTCATCCTGTCGGGTGGTAATGTCGACCGTGCCGCCTATGCGCGGGTGCTGGCGGGCTGA
- the mtgA gene encoding monofunctional biosynthetic peptidoglycan transglycosylase — protein sequence MFRIARWALKAVLAFVILSVVWVGIYRFVPPPYTFTMMGDALGGHEVTKDWMPLSEMDPDMARAAIAGEDARFCSHHGFDFKAMASAAYRNAEGGRIRGGSTISQQTAKNAFLFQGGGYVRKVFEAWFTFLIETLWGKRRIMEVYLNIAETGIGTYGANAGAMRYFGHDASHLSPTEAARIAAVLPLPKKRAAVAPTGFVRRHGNVIARYVGVVRRQGLDACIR from the coding sequence ATGTTCCGCATCGCTCGCTGGGCCCTGAAGGCCGTGCTCGCCTTTGTGATCCTCAGTGTCGTCTGGGTCGGCATATATCGCTTCGTGCCGCCGCCCTATACCTTCACCATGATGGGCGACGCGCTGGGCGGGCATGAGGTGACGAAGGACTGGATGCCGCTGTCCGAGATGGACCCGGACATGGCGCGCGCCGCCATCGCGGGTGAGGATGCGCGCTTCTGTTCGCATCATGGCTTTGATTTCAAGGCGATGGCCAGCGCCGCCTATCGCAACGCCGAGGGCGGCCGGATCCGGGGCGGTTCGACGATCAGCCAGCAGACCGCGAAGAACGCCTTCCTGTTCCAGGGCGGCGGCTATGTCCGCAAGGTGTTCGAGGCGTGGTTCACCTTCCTGATCGAAACGCTGTGGGGCAAAAGGCGGATCATGGAGGTCTATCTCAACATCGCCGAGACGGGGATCGGTACGTACGGCGCGAATGCCGGGGCGATGCGCTATTTCGGGCATGACGCCTCGCATCTGTCCCCCACCGAAGCGGCGCGGATCGCCGCCGTCCTGCCGCTCCCGAAGAAGCGCGCGGCGGTGGCGCCGACCGGGTTCGTGCGGCGGCATGGCAATGTGATCGCGCGCTATGTCGGCGTTGTGCGGCGGCAGGGATTGGATGCCTGTATCCGGTAG
- a CDS encoding YbaB/EbfC family nucleoid-associated protein: MKNLDEILAMAQNVQNELEKAQANLDNIEVEGVSGGGLVKVKASAKGRIIGITIDDSLMQPSEKGMLEDLLAAAINDARTKADAASGSEMSKMTSGLPLPPGFKLPF, encoded by the coding sequence GTGAAGAATCTCGACGAAATCCTGGCGATGGCCCAGAACGTCCAGAACGAACTGGAAAAGGCGCAGGCCAATCTCGACAATATCGAGGTCGAGGGCGTCTCGGGCGGCGGTCTGGTCAAGGTGAAGGCATCGGCCAAGGGCCGGATCATCGGCATCACCATCGACGACTCGCTGATGCAGCCGTCGGAAAAGGGGATGCTGGAGGATCTGCTGGCCGCCGCAATCAACGACGCGCGCACCAAGGCGGATGCCGCCTCGGGCAGCGAAATGTCCAAGATGACCAGCGGCCTGCCGCTGCCGCCGGGGTTCAAGCTGCCCTTCTGA
- a CDS encoding DNA polymerase III subunit gamma/tau, with protein MADSFDLGEPPQPKAEAYRVLARKYRPQTFDALIGQDAMVQTLGNAIKRDRLAHAFLMTGVRGVGKTSTARLIAKALNCVGPDGTGGPTISPCGQCEPCRAIAEGRHIDVIEMDAASHTGVDDVREIIEASRYAAVSARFKIYIVDEVHMLSKNAFNALLKTLEEPPAHVKFLFATTEVNKVPITVLSRCQRFDLRRITADKLAAHFADICVKEGVSAEEEALMLVARAAEGSARDGLSILDQAIAHADLEGGGVTAAAVREMLGLSDRGAVRDLLGLILNGDGAGALASLRRQYDYGVDPQSVLRSLLETVHGITLTKVGTPPDAAQPLEERAAREEWAGSLSFPALHRLWQLFLKGHDEVARAALPIEAAEMALLRAIHASTLPDPGELARQIRDGGVSAPTAPAVTHQAAPTPAPVSLAPPPPPAEPEPPKLPDSFVAMIDRLDDMGQLALAARLRHGARLVRYAPPEVVFSGSRPIAADTLSELVAALKSATGQVWRITMEDMPGQPTLHEQQMAAEEAIKTAAWESDMVRAAREAFPEAELMEWPGKRSMNGA; from the coding sequence ATGGCTGATTCGTTCGACCTGGGCGAACCGCCCCAACCCAAGGCGGAGGCGTATCGCGTCCTCGCGCGCAAATACCGGCCGCAGACTTTCGATGCGCTGATCGGGCAGGATGCGATGGTCCAGACGCTGGGCAATGCGATCAAGCGTGACCGGCTGGCCCATGCGTTCCTGATGACCGGCGTGCGCGGAGTGGGCAAGACCTCGACCGCGCGGCTGATCGCCAAGGCGCTGAATTGCGTCGGCCCCGACGGCACCGGCGGCCCGACGATCAGCCCGTGCGGGCAGTGCGAGCCCTGCCGCGCCATCGCGGAAGGCCGCCATATCGACGTGATCGAGATGGACGCCGCCAGCCATACCGGCGTGGACGATGTACGCGAGATCATCGAGGCGTCGCGCTATGCCGCCGTGTCGGCGCGGTTCAAGATCTACATCGTCGACGAAGTCCATATGCTCTCCAAGAACGCCTTCAACGCGCTGTTGAAGACGCTGGAGGAGCCGCCCGCCCATGTGAAATTCCTGTTCGCCACCACGGAAGTGAACAAGGTTCCGATCACCGTCCTGTCGCGCTGCCAGCGTTTCGACCTGCGGCGGATCACGGCGGACAAGCTGGCCGCGCATTTCGCCGACATCTGCGTCAAGGAAGGCGTCAGCGCGGAGGAAGAAGCGCTGATGCTGGTCGCGCGCGCGGCGGAAGGCTCGGCGCGCGACGGCCTGTCGATCCTGGACCAGGCGATCGCCCATGCCGATCTGGAGGGCGGCGGCGTCACGGCGGCCGCCGTGCGCGAGATGCTGGGCCTGTCGGATCGCGGCGCGGTGCGCGACCTTCTGGGGCTGATCCTGAACGGCGACGGCGCGGGGGCGTTGGCGTCGCTTCGGCGGCAATATGATTATGGCGTCGACCCGCAATCGGTGCTGCGGTCCTTGCTGGAGACGGTGCACGGCATCACCCTGACCAAGGTCGGCACGCCGCCTGACGCCGCCCAGCCGCTGGAGGAGCGGGCCGCGCGCGAGGAATGGGCGGGGTCGCTCAGCTTCCCGGCGCTGCACCGGTTATGGCAATTGTTCCTGAAGGGGCATGACGAGGTCGCGCGCGCCGCCCTGCCCATCGAGGCGGCGGAAATGGCACTGCTCCGCGCGATCCATGCCTCGACGCTGCCCGATCCGGGTGAATTGGCGCGGCAGATTCGCGATGGCGGCGTCTCCGCCCCGACTGCTCCCGCGGTGACGCATCAGGCGGCTCCCACGCCCGCTCCGGTCTCCCTCGCCCCTCCCCCGCCACCCGCCGAGCCCGAGCCGCCCAAGCTGCCCGACAGCTTCGTCGCGATGATCGACCGGCTGGACGATATGGGGCAATTGGCGCTGGCGGCGCGGTTGCGCCACGGCGCGCGTCTCGTGCGTTATGCGCCACCGGAGGTCGTGTTCAGCGGATCACGCCCCATCGCGGCCGATACGCTGAGCGAGTTGGTGGCGGCCTTGAAATCCGCGACCGGCCAGGTCTGGCGCATCACGATGGAGGACATGCCCGGCCAGCCCACGCTGCACGAACAGCAGATGGCGGCCGAGGAAGCGATCAAGACCGCCGCGTGGGAATCGGACATGGTCCGCGCCGCCCGCGAGGCTTTCCCCGAGGCCGAACTGATGGAATGGCCCGGCAAACGCAGTATGAACGGAGCATGA
- a CDS encoding 2Fe-2S iron-sulfur cluster-binding protein, translating to MIALSFIGRDGHALPAEASPGETLLRAGQRAGQPMEGTCGGQMSCATCHVLIDPAYIDLLAPPSPEEEDMLDLVPDATRFSRLACQIVMDDRLDGLTARLP from the coding sequence GTGATCGCCCTGAGCTTCATCGGCCGCGACGGTCATGCCCTCCCCGCCGAGGCCTCGCCCGGCGAGACGCTGCTCCGCGCCGGACAACGGGCGGGCCAGCCGATGGAGGGCACCTGCGGTGGGCAAATGTCCTGCGCGACCTGCCATGTGCTGATCGATCCGGCCTATATCGACCTCCTCGCCCCGCCCTCGCCCGAGGAGGAGGATATGCTGGATCTGGTGCCCGATGCGACACGCTTCAGCCGTCTCGCCTGCCAGATCGTCATGGACGACCGATTGGACGGATTGACCGCCCGGCTTCCCTGA
- a CDS encoding cysteine desulfurase family protein has translation MIYLDYQATTPLAPEALKAMLPWLEQGHANPHSPHRAGRQARAAVEVARDQVAALLPTGGRVVFTSGATEALNWAIKGVSGGIVTTAIEHAAVLDTARATGRPLTVLPVDGEGLVTPESMAEGTALVAAMLVNNEIGTIQPIAALAGHAHRVGAWMLCDAVQGYGRIAIPDGVDLVALSAHKIHGPKGIGALWIRDGITLPPLLHGGDQEGGRSGTLSPALCAGFGAAARLMATHAEADRVHVERLWTLAVERLGPDWTVNGSTTRRYHGNLNVRREGLDVARLMSDCRDIAFSAGSACASGSGRTSHVLTALGLNGAQAKSSIRLGFGRYTTEAELLQALDQLVTAAKVQRP, from the coding sequence ATGATCTATCTCGACTATCAGGCGACGACCCCGCTCGCCCCCGAAGCGTTGAAGGCGATGCTCCCCTGGCTGGAACAGGGTCATGCCAATCCCCATTCCCCCCACCGCGCCGGACGACAGGCGCGCGCGGCGGTGGAGGTGGCGCGCGATCAGGTGGCGGCGCTACTCCCCACGGGCGGGCGGGTGGTCTTTACCAGCGGTGCGACAGAGGCGCTCAACTGGGCGATCAAGGGCGTGAGCGGCGGCATCGTCACCACCGCCATCGAACATGCCGCCGTTCTCGACACCGCACGCGCGACCGGACGACCGTTGACCGTGCTGCCGGTCGATGGCGAGGGTCTGGTCACGCCGGAATCCATGGCGGAGGGCACGGCTCTGGTCGCCGCCATGCTGGTCAACAACGAGATCGGCACGATCCAGCCCATCGCGGCGCTGGCCGGACACGCCCATCGCGTAGGTGCCTGGATGCTGTGCGACGCGGTGCAGGGCTATGGCCGGATCGCCATTCCCGATGGCGTCGATCTGGTCGCGCTGTCGGCGCACAAGATCCATGGCCCCAAAGGTATCGGCGCATTGTGGATACGCGACGGCATCACCCTGCCCCCGCTGCTTCATGGCGGGGATCAGGAGGGCGGTCGCTCGGGCACGCTCAGCCCCGCGCTCTGTGCCGGGTTCGGCGCGGCGGCGAGGCTGATGGCGACGCACGCCGAGGCGGATCGCGTGCATGTCGAGCGGTTGTGGACGCTGGCGGTGGAGCGGCTCGGCCCGGACTGGACGGTCAACGGCTCGACCACCCGGCGCTATCACGGCAACCTCAACGTCCGTCGCGAAGGGCTGGACGTGGCGCGGCTCATGTCCGATTGCCGCGACATCGCCTTTTCCGCCGGCAGCGCCTGTGCCAGCGGATCGGGACGGACCAGCCATGTCCTGACCGCGCTAGGCCTGAACGGCGCGCAGGCGAAATCCTCGATCCGGCTGGGCTTCGGGCGCTACACGACGGAGGCCGAATTGCTCCAAGCCCTCGACCAGTTGGTGACGGCGGCCAAGGTGCAGCGTCCGTGA
- a CDS encoding cysteine desulfurase family protein, with amino-acid sequence MSRLYLDHAATTPMTDAARAALAEGCAIWANPSSPHAEGRAAKRALEDARGSIARSLGWRHDILFTSGASESLSIALTRTMAERRFVGAIDHDAVLRAAPEAIVMPVGVDGVLRLPYLDGPRAVVTVQWANSETGVRQPIAQLAEVIHAAGHILLVDAAQMPAGADPEVIDHADLVALSAHKRGGPPGIGALLVRDLSLLAPTGGQERGYRPGTENMPGVLGYAAALAEPEPDHCDLRAHLDDAIRRSGGIVVADASRRHPAIASYHMPGKPSAAQLIQFDLAQISVSAGSACASGSLKPSHVLSALGWSVEAGREVVRVSFGRTTTRQDVDRFVTAWRAISRGQRAA; translated from the coding sequence CTGTCCCGTCTTTATCTCGATCATGCCGCCACCACCCCGATGACCGACGCGGCGCGCGCCGCGCTGGCGGAGGGCTGCGCGATCTGGGCGAATCCTTCCTCCCCCCATGCCGAAGGGCGTGCCGCCAAGCGCGCGCTGGAGGATGCGCGGGGCAGCATCGCCCGTTCGCTGGGCTGGCGGCACGACATCCTGTTCACCAGCGGGGCGAGCGAATCCCTGTCCATCGCGCTGACCCGCACGATGGCGGAGCGGCGCTTCGTCGGGGCGATCGACCATGACGCGGTGCTGCGCGCCGCCCCGGAGGCGATCGTCATGCCGGTCGGGGTCGATGGCGTGCTGCGCCTGCCCTACCTCGATGGCCCCCGCGCGGTCGTGACGGTGCAATGGGCCAATAGCGAAACGGGTGTGCGCCAGCCCATCGCGCAACTGGCGGAGGTCATTCACGCCGCCGGGCACATCCTGCTGGTCGATGCCGCGCAAATGCCTGCGGGGGCCGACCCGGAGGTGATCGACCATGCCGATCTGGTCGCCCTGTCGGCGCACAAGCGCGGCGGACCGCCGGGGATCGGCGCGTTGCTGGTCCGCGACCTGAGCCTGCTGGCCCCCACCGGCGGGCAGGAGCGCGGCTATCGCCCCGGCACCGAGAATATGCCGGGCGTGCTGGGCTATGCCGCCGCGCTGGCCGAGCCCGAGCCGGATCATTGCGACCTGCGCGCGCACCTCGACGATGCGATCCGTCGTTCGGGCGGGATCGTCGTCGCGGACGCCAGCCGCCGCCATCCCGCCATCGCCAGCTATCATATGCCCGGCAAGCCCTCCGCCGCACAGTTGATCCAGTTCGATCTCGCGCAAATCTCGGTATCGGCGGGTAGCGCCTGCGCCAGCGGCAGCCTGAAGCCCAGCCATGTCCTGTCCGCCCTCGGCTGGAGCGTGGAGGCGGGGCGCGAGGTGGTGCGGGTCAGCTTCGGCCGCACCACGACGCGCCAGGATGTCGATCGCTTCGTCACCGCCTGGCGCGCCATATCGCGGGGTCAGCGGGCGGCATGA
- a CDS encoding alpha/beta hydrolase, whose amino-acid sequence MPEVIFPGPEGRLEGRFAPAPRPRAPVAMILHPHPNAGGTMNNRIVQELYKTFQRRGFATLRFNFRGVGKSQGTFDNGIGELSDAASALDWVQSFHPEASTTWIAGVSFGAWIGMQLLMRRPEIRGFISVAPPANMYDFTFLAPCPSSGIIIQGEADEVATPAATQKLVDKLRTQKHITIHHDTIPKANHFFEHEMPELMGSVDRYLDMRLDPNSPIR is encoded by the coding sequence ATGCCCGAAGTCATTTTCCCCGGCCCCGAAGGCCGCCTCGAAGGCCGTTTCGCTCCCGCTCCGCGTCCGCGCGCGCCCGTCGCGATGATCCTGCACCCCCATCCCAATGCGGGCGGCACGATGAACAACCGGATCGTGCAGGAACTCTACAAGACCTTCCAGCGGCGCGGCTTCGCGACGCTGCGCTTCAACTTCCGGGGTGTGGGCAAGAGCCAGGGCACGTTCGACAACGGTATCGGCGAACTGTCCGACGCGGCCTCGGCGCTCGACTGGGTGCAAAGCTTTCACCCGGAAGCGTCGACCACCTGGATCGCGGGCGTCAGCTTCGGTGCGTGGATCGGCATGCAGTTGCTGATGCGCCGCCCGGAGATTCGCGGCTTCATCTCGGTCGCGCCGCCCGCCAACATGTACGACTTCACCTTCCTCGCGCCGTGCCCCTCCTCGGGCATCATCATCCAGGGCGAGGCCGACGAGGTCGCGACCCCGGCGGCGACCCAGAAGCTGGTCGACAAGCTGCGCACCCAGAAGCACATCACCATCCACCACGACACCATCCCCAAGGCCAACCACTTCTTCGAGCATGAGATGCCCGAGCTGATGGGGTCGGTGGACCGGTATCTGGACATGCGGCTGGATCCGAACTCGCCGATCCGGTGA
- a CDS encoding GNAT family N-acetyltransferase, whose translation MTAPDLPPGYTLRHAIPEIADYLRLRRIAGLTPRSTGAAEAGLPRSIFGVTIEHDGRAIGMGRVIGDGALCLHIADIAVDPEHQGRGLGKSVMAALMAYIAAHVPAETYVNLIADGEAHRLYAQFGFEPVAPASQGMAVWITPS comes from the coding sequence ATGACCGCGCCCGATCTTCCTCCAGGCTATACGCTGCGCCATGCCATACCGGAGATCGCGGACTATCTTCGCCTTCGCCGGATCGCCGGGCTGACCCCACGCAGCACCGGCGCCGCCGAGGCCGGTTTGCCGCGATCGATCTTTGGCGTGACGATCGAGCATGACGGCCGCGCGATCGGCATGGGCCGGGTCATCGGTGACGGCGCGCTATGCCTGCACATCGCCGACATTGCGGTCGATCCCGAGCATCAGGGACGCGGACTGGGCAAGTCGGTCATGGCCGCGCTGATGGCCTATATCGCAGCGCATGTTCCCGCCGAGACCTATGTCAATCTGATCGCCGATGGCGAGGCGCACCGCCTCTATGCGCAATTCGGCTTCGAACCCGTCGCGCCCGCCTCGCAAGGCATGGCGGTTTGGATCACCCCATCCTGA